From one Bacillota bacterium genomic stretch:
- a CDS encoding extracellular solute-binding protein has translation ARFVSKGGMYFDDNMDPLIDSDEGIAALEEQVRLVRNYMWNDAVTGDWSVAYSRFPEGSVFFAWAWASLGKWAEGPDSKVRGRVGYMEVPGTLHGSRLVRAVPHVVGWSFSVSRYGKNPEAAYLFAQWFTGPTVGRDAIARVGTLDPYRLPWYQDEQMKASYGADFLPVLLANTKNAFPDLSVRGANEYLDVLNVNLQQAFAGQKTPARALKDSAAEWQKITNRLGRRRQAEAWREERNNYPAHIQDVWRSLGKIA, from the coding sequence GCCCGGTTCGTCTCCAAGGGCGGCATGTATTTCGACGACAACATGGATCCCCTGATCGACAGCGATGAGGGGATCGCCGCACTCGAGGAGCAGGTGCGGCTGGTCCGCAACTACATGTGGAACGACGCGGTGACGGGCGACTGGTCCGTCGCCTACTCGCGCTTTCCCGAAGGTTCCGTCTTCTTCGCCTGGGCCTGGGCATCGCTGGGTAAGTGGGCGGAGGGCCCCGATTCAAAGGTCCGGGGCAGGGTCGGCTACATGGAGGTGCCCGGAACGCTACACGGGTCAAGGCTGGTTCGGGCGGTGCCGCACGTGGTAGGGTGGTCGTTCAGCGTGTCACGATACGGCAAGAATCCCGAGGCTGCATATCTCTTCGCTCAGTGGTTCACCGGGCCCACGGTGGGGCGGGACGCCATCGCCAGGGTTGGTACGCTCGACCCGTACCGGCTCCCATGGTACCAGGACGAACAGATGAAGGCGTCGTACGGAGCGGATTTCCTGCCGGTGCTTCTGGCCAACACCAAGAATGCATTCCCTGATCTGTCGGTGCGCGGAGCCAACGAGTACTTGGACGTATTGAACGTCAACTTGCAGCAGGCGTTTGCGGGCCAGAAGACCCCGGCTCGGGCCTTGAAAGATTCGGCTGCCGAGTGGCAGAAGATCACCAACCGCCTCGGACGGCGCCGCCAGGCAGAAGCGTGGCGCGAGGAACGCAACAACTACCCGGCGCACATCCAGGACGTCTGGCGCTCACTCGGAAAGATCGCGTAG